The Aedes aegypti strain LVP_AGWG chromosome 3, AaegL5.0 Primary Assembly, whole genome shotgun sequence genome contains a region encoding:
- the LOC23687787 gene encoding glutamic acid-rich protein codes for MKHFWLMGLLALVLLVSFTTANKKEEAFEESGGSEQGEEHHGKKGEKEDKGFKSKNGVEKKEKGDHAKEEHESHYGEEGGHKKESHDEGDEYKKHHEEKKGSKHGKQGHKKGHKKGSKTTGYHKKSHKDDYHKEHKFYDDHHKEGKHKKYGDFSEHHSKKADEHKKGGHHESAHKEDEYSKKGHSDKGHHDEDHKGWKKKHGHESHYSHKDDYGKKGGKSGGSEHGFKKGGH; via the coding sequence ATGAAACACTTCTGGTTGATGGGCCTGTTGGCCCTGGTACTCCTGGTATCGTTCACTACGGCCAACAAAAAGGAAGAAGCCTTTGAGGAAAGCGGAGGCAGTGAACAAGGAGAAGAACATCACGGGAAGAAAGGTGAAAAAGAAGACAAGGGCTTCAAATCGAAAAACGGTGTAGAAAAGAAGGAAAAGGGTGATCACGCCAAGGAGGAACACGAATCTCACTACGGCGAAGAGGGTGGCCACAAGAAGGAAAGTCACGACGAAGGGGACGAGTACAAGAAGCATCACGAGGAGAAGAAGGGCTCGAAGCATGGAAAGCAAGGTCACAAGAAGGGTCATAAGAAGGGCTCAAAAACCACGGGTTACCACAAGAAATCGCACAAGGACGATTACCACAAGGAGCACAAATTCTACGATGACCACCACAAAGAGGGCAAGCACAAGAAGTACGGCGATTTCAGTGAACATCACTCGAAGAAGGCCGACGAACACAAGAAGGGAGGACATCACGAGTCGGCTCACAAGGAGGATGAGTACTCGAAGAAGGGCCACTCGGACAAGGGCCACCACGATGAGGACCATAAGGGCTGGAAGAAGAAGCACGGCCACGAATCGCACTACTCCCATAAGGATGATTATGGCAAGAAGGGCGGCAAGAGCGGTGGCAGTGAACATGGATTCAAGAAGGGTGGCCACTAG